The following are encoded in a window of Methylicorpusculum oleiharenae genomic DNA:
- the rsxG gene encoding electron transport complex subunit RsxG, with protein sequence MNLKQLKARVSYQTILLAAYALIASALLGVADLNTRDVIKLRQEEDLKASLVQVVPAELFDNDLVKDAVPVPADSELGTAETLVYLARKQGEITAAAFQLTAPDGYSGNIKMIMGLNRNGEVLGVRVIAHAETPGLGDKIEVSKSDWILNFNGRSIHNLTVKEWAVKKDGGIFDQFSGATITPRAVVNTIYKGLLFFDKHKSELFN encoded by the coding sequence ATGAATCTGAAACAACTAAAAGCCCGTGTTTCTTATCAGACAATCCTGCTGGCTGCTTACGCTTTGATTGCCAGCGCCTTGCTGGGTGTTGCCGATCTCAATACACGGGATGTCATCAAACTACGGCAGGAAGAAGATTTAAAAGCCTCATTGGTTCAGGTTGTTCCGGCCGAACTTTTTGATAACGATTTGGTTAAAGATGCTGTGCCTGTTCCGGCAGATAGCGAGTTAGGTACAGCAGAAACCCTGGTTTATTTGGCGCGAAAACAGGGAGAAATCACGGCAGCAGCATTCCAATTAACAGCACCCGACGGTTATTCGGGTAATATCAAAATGATCATGGGCTTGAACCGAAACGGCGAAGTCTTAGGCGTTCGCGTCATTGCTCATGCTGAAACACCGGGTTTGGGCGATAAAATAGAAGTCAGTAAATCCGATTGGATTTTGAATTTTAACGGACGATCCATTCATAATCTGACCGTTAAGGAATGGGCTGTCAAAAAAGACGGGGGCATTTTTGATCAATTCAGCGGCGCGACGATTACGCCGCGTGCGGTTGTCAACACGATTTACAAGGGTTTGTTGTTTTTCGATAAACATAAATCCGAATTATTCAATTGA
- a CDS encoding electron transport complex subunit E gives MLLSKPYKRLASDGLWGNNIVLVQNLALCPLLAVTGTATNGLGMGLATLVVLVMSNGIISLNRHLVPAEVRIPVFVLLIASLVTLVDLCMNAWMHEMHKVLGLFIALIVTNCAILGRAESFASKNSLALSLWDGLVMGAGFTFVLVVLGAAREIVSSGTLFANASLLLGDSFSFLELTLIPNYKGFLLTALPPGGFIMLAFIIVAKRLVDNKRAAKLSRVNVNEAIPEL, from the coding sequence ATGTTGCTATCGAAACCTTATAAAAGACTCGCTTCTGACGGACTTTGGGGGAACAATATCGTACTCGTCCAGAATCTGGCGCTTTGTCCTTTGCTGGCCGTAACAGGTACGGCAACTAACGGTTTGGGTATGGGTTTGGCGACCTTAGTTGTTCTGGTTATGTCAAACGGCATTATTTCGTTGAACCGGCATCTGGTTCCTGCTGAAGTTCGAATCCCTGTTTTCGTTTTGCTAATAGCCAGTTTGGTGACACTGGTCGATTTGTGCATGAATGCCTGGATGCATGAGATGCATAAAGTATTGGGTTTGTTTATTGCTTTAATCGTTACGAATTGCGCGATATTGGGCCGAGCCGAGTCGTTTGCATCAAAAAATTCCCTGGCCTTGTCATTGTGGGACGGCTTGGTGATGGGGGCCGGCTTTACCTTTGTCCTTGTGGTGCTTGGTGCGGCACGTGAAATCGTATCTTCCGGAACTTTATTTGCCAACGCATCGTTGTTATTGGGTGATTCGTTTTCTTTTCTGGAACTGACCCTTATTCCAAACTACAAAGGATTTTTGCTGACCGCCCTGCCGCCGGGCGGGTTTATTATGTTGGCATTTATCATCGTTGCCAAGCGATTGGTTGATAACAAACGGGCGGCAAAACTATCCCGGGTAAATGTCAACGAAGCTATTCCGGAATTGTAG
- a CDS encoding RnfH family protein, whose translation MNVGVCYAEADRQLWLRLEVPDGSTIEQAIQLSGVLKQYPDINLENQKVGIFGKIVKLDTVVTDGDRVEIYRQITADPKLVKRRRL comes from the coding sequence ATGAATGTGGGTGTATGTTATGCAGAAGCCGATCGTCAGCTTTGGTTACGATTGGAGGTGCCCGACGGCAGCACAATCGAACAGGCAATTCAGTTATCAGGTGTTTTAAAACAATATCCCGACATCAATCTTGAGAACCAAAAAGTGGGTATTTTTGGAAAAATCGTTAAGCTGGATACTGTTGTCACGGACGGGGATCGTGTGGAAATATACCGGCAGATTACCGCCGACCCTAAACTGGTCAAGCGTCGAAGGCTTTAA